A portion of the Calliphora vicina chromosome 5, idCalVici1.1, whole genome shotgun sequence genome contains these proteins:
- the LOC135961602 gene encoding general odorant-binding protein 56d-like, with the protein MKVYITLAVVCLIASAIAFHELTEEDKAEIEGQYQECAKQENVSEQEATKVRNKEFANATPAMKCFGACFFEKVGILKDSVVQKDVVLELLVPHYGNENVTKALEKCENKKGADRCETGFKVYECIENERAEWGH; encoded by the exons ATGAAGGTCTACATTACTTTAGCTGTTGTTTGCTTAATTGCCAGTGCTATTGCT TTCCACGAATTGACTGAGGAGGACAAAGCCGAAATCGAGGGTCAATATCAGGAATGTGCTAAACAGGAAAACGTCTCCGAACAAGAAGCCACCAAAGTACGCAACAAGGAATTCGCTAATGCTACACCCGCCATGAAATGTTTCGGAGCTTGCTTCTTTGAGAAGGTGGGAATTTTGAAGGACAGCGTTGTACAAAAAGATGTGGTTTTGGAGTTATTGGTACCTCACTACGGCAATGAAAATGTGACGAAAGCTTTGGAAAAGTGCGAGAACAAAAAGGGTGCAGATCGTTGCGAAACCGGTTTCAAAGTCTATGAATGCATCGAAAATGAAAGAGCTGAATGGGGTCATTAA